A window of the Rhodohalobacter mucosus genome harbors these coding sequences:
- a CDS encoding calcium/sodium antiporter: MVWILFLAGLLCLIAGAEALVRGSSRIAAILGMQPLVIGLTVVAFGTSSPELAVSIKSSLSGDASIAVGNVVGSNIFNVLFILGISAIIVPLTVSQKLVRIEIPLMIGISVLTWLFAFNGVLSAAEGAVLFACLILYIWFLIRQSRREKLSEQPPDAGQQLTPDLGAWVLNSGFVIGGLALLVFGSRLFVDSATDIARAFGVSELVIGLTIVAAGTSMPEVVTSIIAAVKGERDIAVGNVVGSNIFNLLAVLGISGVVAGGGMSVSDSAILFDIPVMIAVALLCLPVFFSGKQISRAEGWILLVLYTAYTSWLILSSA, from the coding sequence ATGGTTTGGATACTCTTTCTTGCGGGACTTCTTTGTCTCATTGCCGGTGCTGAGGCGCTGGTGCGGGGCTCTTCGCGCATTGCAGCTATCCTCGGAATGCAACCCCTGGTGATTGGGCTGACCGTCGTGGCTTTTGGAACAAGTTCTCCCGAACTGGCCGTCAGCATCAAGTCGTCGCTCTCGGGAGATGCAAGCATTGCTGTGGGAAATGTGGTGGGGTCCAATATTTTCAACGTTCTCTTCATTCTGGGAATCTCAGCCATTATTGTGCCCTTAACGGTATCCCAAAAGCTGGTCCGTATTGAAATTCCGCTTATGATCGGGATATCTGTTTTAACCTGGCTCTTTGCCTTTAACGGCGTGCTTTCAGCGGCGGAAGGAGCCGTCTTGTTTGCCTGTCTTATTCTTTATATCTGGTTTCTGATCCGTCAGAGCCGCCGTGAAAAACTATCAGAACAGCCACCGGATGCCGGACAGCAGCTGACGCCGGACTTAGGAGCGTGGGTGCTGAATTCGGGCTTTGTAATTGGCGGACTGGCCCTGCTGGTATTTGGATCCAGGCTGTTTGTGGACTCTGCAACGGATATTGCACGGGCGTTCGGCGTGAGCGAGCTGGTTATCGGACTCACCATTGTAGCGGCGGGCACGTCAATGCCGGAGGTGGTTACATCGATCATAGCCGCTGTAAAAGGGGAGAGGGATATCGCGGTAGGCAATGTGGTTGGCAGCAACATCTTTAACCTGCTCGCGGTGCTGGGGATCAGCGGCGTGGTGGCCGGTGGCGGCATGAGCGTATCGGATTCCGCAATTCTGTTCGACATCCCGGTGATGATCGCGGTGGCGCTTCTTTGTCTGCCGGTATTCTTTTCGGGGAAGCAGATCAGCCGTGCAGAAGGGTGGATTCTTTTGGTGCTCT